In the genome of Natronomonas salina, the window CCGCCGGACGTCCCGGCGCCCCGACTGGATGGACGAGGCGTACGGCGCTAGCTGCTCGCGGATGGCGTCCGCCACGAGTTCGTGCTCGTGGACGTTCTTGTCGTCGTCGAGCAGCTCGGCCGCGAGCCACTCGTCCTCCTCGGGCGTGTCGCCGCGGCCGGTCGTGCCCGCGAGCGCGCCGGTCTCGACGGTCCGGCCGCGGAGGCCGACGAGCCGCTCGGGCGTCGCACCGAAGAAGCTCGCCTCGCCGTCGCGCGGCTCGACGAGGAAGCGGAAGCAGTCCGGGTACGTCCCCGAGAGCCGGGTCAGCGCGGCGGGGACGTCCAGGGGTCGCTCCAGGCGAGCCTCCAGGGCCTGCGCGAGGACGACCTTCCGGAGTTCGCCCGCCTCGATGCGGTCGACGGCTGCCGTGACGCTCTCGCGCCACTCCGCCTTCGACGTGGTCCGCGCCCGGCTGACGACGCCCGGCGGGTCCGCGACCGGGCCGGGGTCGGGACGGTCGAGAAGTTCCTCGCGGGCTGTCTCGAGGCGGGTCTCGACGTCGTCGGGGTCGGCGCCGACGGCGTTGACGGAGAGCCACGCCTCGTCGTCGGTGTAGGTCACCTGGACGCGCGGCAGGACGAACTCGGCGCCCGGGTAGCCGTCCCACGGGCCGTCGGCGGCGTGCTCGTCGTGGAAGGCGAAGCCGCCGAACAGCCGGGGTCGCGCCGCGAGCGTGCCGGCGTGGACATTGCCGGTGGCGAACAGGTCGTCGGCCGCCTCGCGGACGGCCGCGAAGCGGTCGGGGCCGTCGGCCGCGATGGTCGCCGCCGCGCCGCTGCCGACGACGGTCGCCTCGGCGGGGGCGGC includes:
- a CDS encoding isochorismate synthase; the protein is MEPLRSEEAVPDGEGLVCRTERLREPPRPRAALSAADAPRTLWAAPAEATVVGSGAAATIAADGPDRFAAVREAADDLFATGNVHAGTLAARPRLFGGFAFHDEHAADGPWDGYPGAEFVLPRVQVTYTDDEAWLSVNAVGADPDDVETRLETAREELLDRPDPGPVADPPGVVSRARTTSKAEWRESVTAAVDRIEAGELRKVVLAQALEARLERPLDVPAALTRLSGTYPDCFRFLVEPRDGEASFFGATPERLVGLRGRTVETGALAGTTGRGDTPEEDEWLAAELLDDDKNVHEHELVADAIREQLAPYASSIQSGRRDVRRLATVQHIETPITAELAADEHVLTLVEALHPTPAVGGLPPDEALRTIRDTEPFERGWYAAPVGWFDAAGYGSFAVAIRSAVARGDVATLFAGVGIVADSDPDREWDEVQLKYRPILDELE